A region of uncultured Carboxylicivirga sp. DNA encodes the following proteins:
- the rpmA gene encoding 50S ribosomal protein L27 — MAHKKGVGSSKNGRESESKRLGVKIYGGQAAKAGNILVRQRGTQHHPGENVGIGKDHTLFALINGKVEFTKKRNNRSYVSVVPFAE; from the coding sequence ATGGCACATAAGAAAGGCGTCGGTAGTTCGAAGAACGGTAGAGAGTCGGAAAGTAAACGACTAGGCGTAAAAATCTATGGCGGTCAAGCTGCCAAAGCTGGTAACATTTTAGTTCGTCAGCGCGGAACTCAGCACCATCCAGGCGAAAACGTTGGTATTGGTAAAGACCACACTTTATTCGCTTTGATCAACGGTAAAGTTGAGTTCACAAAGAAAAGAAACAACCGATCTTACGTATCAGTAGTTCCATTTGCTGAATAA